Proteins encoded within one genomic window of Phototrophicus methaneseepsis:
- the pckA gene encoding phosphoenolpyruvate carboxykinase (ATP), translating to MYAKPHVHSEIGLEEVGLKSADVKNVQIHWNLNPAELYEQAIRNGEAELTKDGAIRVLTGQYTGRSPKDKFFVEQSPSKEKIWWGAINQACSPELFSHMHGKVLEHLSHARNLYVHDAFCGTDERYRLPIRVISEVAYHALFSWNMFVRATKEELVNHKPQFTVLAAPSLIARPDVDGTRTGTYIGVNIEERLIVIVGSMYSGEVKKGIFSIMNYLLPERGVFPMHCSANMGQDGSTAVFFGLSGTGKTTLSADPERILIGDDEHGWSDEGVFNFEGGSYAKTINLSPEQEPLIYATTKMFGTVLENVPLEEDRSPDFADTTYTENTRCAYPLNYIPNASEDGKGGVPKNVVFLTADAFGVLPPISKLSPEQAMYHFISGYTAKVAGTERGITEPQATFSTCFGGPFMPLHPTVYAELLAQKIKESGASVWLVNTGWTGGPYGTGSRMKLSYTRRMVNAALNGELDDVDYTEEQFFGLMIPNSVPGVPSEILNPRATWSEGSAYDAKALELAGMFRKNFEKFADQASEDILAGGPKA from the coding sequence ATGTACGCAAAACCGCATGTTCACAGTGAAATCGGACTCGAAGAAGTTGGCCTCAAATCCGCCGATGTAAAGAATGTTCAGATCCATTGGAACCTGAACCCGGCTGAACTCTACGAACAGGCCATCCGCAATGGTGAAGCAGAGCTGACCAAAGATGGTGCTATCCGCGTGTTGACTGGCCAATACACTGGCCGCAGCCCCAAGGACAAATTCTTTGTAGAGCAATCGCCCTCCAAGGAAAAAATCTGGTGGGGTGCTATCAACCAGGCTTGCTCACCGGAACTGTTCAGCCACATGCACGGTAAGGTGTTGGAACATCTTAGCCACGCCCGTAACCTGTATGTGCATGATGCTTTCTGCGGTACAGACGAACGCTACCGCCTGCCGATTCGCGTCATCAGCGAAGTTGCTTATCACGCTCTGTTCTCATGGAACATGTTCGTCCGTGCGACGAAAGAAGAGCTTGTTAATCATAAGCCGCAATTCACCGTCCTTGCTGCGCCGAGCCTGATTGCTCGCCCGGACGTTGACGGCACACGCACCGGCACCTACATTGGTGTGAATATTGAAGAACGCTTGATTGTCATCGTGGGTTCAATGTACTCCGGTGAGGTCAAGAAGGGTATCTTCTCGATCATGAACTACCTGCTGCCGGAACGTGGCGTCTTCCCGATGCACTGCTCCGCCAATATGGGCCAGGATGGCAGCACAGCCGTCTTCTTCGGCCTGAGTGGCACGGGCAAGACCACGCTGAGCGCAGATCCGGAACGTATCCTGATCGGTGATGATGAACACGGTTGGTCCGATGAAGGTGTCTTCAACTTTGAAGGTGGCTCCTATGCCAAGACCATCAACCTCAGCCCGGAACAGGAACCGCTGATTTACGCAACGACCAAGATGTTTGGTACCGTTCTGGAAAATGTCCCGCTGGAAGAAGACCGCTCGCCGGACTTCGCCGATACGACATACACTGAAAATACACGCTGCGCTTACCCGCTGAACTACATCCCGAATGCCAGCGAAGATGGTAAGGGTGGTGTTCCGAAGAATGTTGTCTTCCTGACAGCTGACGCGTTCGGTGTGCTGCCTCCAATCAGCAAACTGTCCCCGGAACAGGCCATGTACCACTTCATCAGTGGTTACACCGCTAAGGTCGCCGGTACGGAACGTGGCATCACAGAGCCGCAAGCAACCTTCAGCACCTGCTTCGGTGGCCCATTCATGCCGCTGCACCCGACTGTGTATGCTGAACTGCTGGCCCAGAAGATCAAGGAAAGTGGCGCATCCGTGTGGTTGGTGAATACAGGCTGGACTGGTGGCCCCTACGGTACCGGCAGCCGTATGAAGTTGTCCTACACACGCCGTATGGTCAACGCTGCTCTGAATGGCGAACTGGATGACGTGGATTACACAGAAGAACAATTCTTCGGTCTGATGATCCCGAACAGCGTCCCAGGTGTCCCATCGGAAATCCTGAACCCGCGTGCGACCTGGAGCGAGGGCAGCGCTTATGATGCGA
- a CDS encoding histidine phosphatase family protein — protein sequence MAVKRTLIVRHGETDYNVQARIQGHLNVALNDHGREQAQALATYLADAPIGAIYSSDLVRAYETAEPLAKLKGLPIHADERLREINLGVFQGYSGSELRRSPQYAEAYERWRADASYIVPGGESFDQLGERTQAAWEEIIQKETVETVLIVTHGGNVRALLSRLFPHYDLPRIANTGITELSKDENQWHLGFLSETPHL from the coding sequence ATGGCCGTTAAACGCACTTTGATCGTGCGACATGGAGAAACAGATTATAACGTTCAGGCTCGGATTCAAGGGCATTTGAATGTCGCGCTCAATGATCATGGGCGAGAACAAGCGCAGGCACTGGCTACTTACTTGGCAGATGCGCCGATTGGCGCTATCTACAGTAGTGACCTCGTCCGCGCATATGAAACGGCCGAGCCATTGGCAAAGCTAAAGGGGCTTCCTATTCATGCAGATGAACGGCTGCGCGAGATTAACCTGGGTGTTTTCCAGGGATACAGTGGCAGCGAGCTGCGGCGTTCACCACAATATGCAGAAGCTTATGAGCGCTGGCGTGCAGATGCATCCTATATCGTGCCAGGTGGCGAATCATTCGACCAATTGGGCGAACGCACGCAAGCTGCCTGGGAAGAGATTATCCAGAAAGAAACCGTAGAAACAGTCCTCATTGTGACACATGGCGGCAATGTCCGGGCATTGTTGAGCCGCTTATTCCCTCATTATGACCTGCCGCGCATTGCAAATACAGGTATTACTGAACTCTCTAAAGATGAGAATCAGTGGCATCTTGGCTTTCTTTCAGAAACCCCGCATCTATAA
- the era gene encoding GTPase Era — translation MQDESLNDLFSEDWPEDHRSGVVAVIGRPNVGKSTLINAILGQKIAITTPKPQTTRRTQLGIYTTEHAQMLLVDTPGLHKPHNRMGEYMMTTAEYALRDADVNLWILDTSESPTKADGYIAETLKEMARNTPIVLALNKIDIPKGPRDYAAHKALIEHESAFEISAAKGTGVKDLIAHITSLLPMGPRYYPIDQVSDLNMRFIASEIIREKAMIHTEKEIPHAIAVEINEYKDGEDRTTIDAIIYVERDSQKGIVVGKGGSMIKRIGTDARHELMDSLGRPVHLDLHVKVLKNWRTNEAFMKRVGYRFPKKDED, via the coding sequence ATGCAGGATGAAAGCTTAAATGACCTTTTCAGCGAAGATTGGCCGGAAGATCATCGTTCAGGCGTCGTTGCTGTCATTGGCCGCCCGAATGTGGGCAAATCGACGCTGATTAACGCCATCCTGGGCCAGAAAATCGCCATTACCACGCCCAAACCACAGACAACACGCCGTACACAGCTTGGCATCTACACCACAGAACATGCCCAGATGCTGCTAGTCGATACACCCGGCTTACACAAGCCGCATAATCGCATGGGTGAGTATATGATGACGACAGCAGAATATGCGCTGCGTGATGCCGATGTCAACTTATGGATATTGGATACCAGCGAATCCCCAACTAAAGCTGACGGCTATATCGCTGAAACGCTCAAAGAGATGGCGCGCAATACACCCATTGTGCTGGCTCTAAATAAAATCGACATCCCGAAAGGCCCGCGCGATTACGCCGCACACAAAGCGCTCATCGAGCACGAAAGCGCTTTTGAGATCAGCGCGGCCAAGGGGACCGGCGTTAAAGACCTCATTGCGCACATCACAAGCCTGCTGCCAATGGGACCGCGTTACTACCCCATCGACCAGGTGAGCGACTTGAATATGCGCTTTATCGCCAGCGAGATTATCCGCGAAAAGGCGATGATACACACCGAAAAAGAAATTCCGCACGCGATCGCGGTGGAGATCAATGAGTATAAAGACGGCGAAGACCGCACCACCATTGATGCGATCATCTATGTCGAGAGGGATTCCCAAAAAGGGATTGTCGTGGGCAAAGGGGGGTCTATGATCAAGCGCATTGGTACAGATGCCCGTCATGAATTGATGGATAGCCTCGGCCGTCCGGTGCATCTCGATTTACACGTCAAAGTGCTTAAGAATTGGCGCACCAACGAAGCCTTTATGAAGCGCGTCGGCTACCGCTTCCCCAAGAAGGACGAAGACTAA
- a CDS encoding bifunctional riboflavin kinase/FAD synthetase — protein sequence MSHLYKLEDAAPTRPSLVTIGVFDGLHKGHQTLIARVVAAARAAHYDATVLTFHPHPDVVLRGITDRYYLTTPEQRAALLQEMGVDRVVTYPFDDAARQISATDFVDDLLEHLNMKALWVGADFAMGYKRQGNVAFLKAYGEEKGFTVEAIPLVAHTEGDEVVSSSRIRELLAEGNVDTVHDWLGRAYAVQGKVVQGDQRGRTIGFPTANLDVWSQQIVPAYGVYACWARFNGETHMAVTNIGVRPTFNGENATVEAHLLGFDKDIYGVDVELSFEKRLRGEMKFNGIDALVAQIQQDAVSARTYLQSVS from the coding sequence ATGTCCCATTTGTACAAGTTAGAAGATGCTGCGCCGACACGGCCCTCTCTCGTCACGATTGGCGTTTTTGATGGGTTGCATAAAGGGCATCAAACCCTGATTGCGCGTGTTGTGGCGGCGGCCCGTGCAGCTCATTATGATGCAACAGTCCTGACGTTCCACCCGCACCCGGATGTGGTGCTGCGGGGCATCACGGATCGCTATTATTTGACGACGCCAGAACAGCGCGCAGCGCTCTTACAAGAAATGGGTGTTGATCGGGTTGTCACGTACCCTTTTGACGATGCTGCTCGCCAGATTTCGGCGACGGATTTCGTTGATGATCTTCTGGAACATCTCAATATGAAAGCCCTCTGGGTAGGGGCGGATTTCGCGATGGGGTATAAGCGCCAGGGGAATGTGGCTTTTTTGAAAGCCTATGGCGAAGAAAAGGGATTTACCGTTGAGGCAATCCCCTTAGTTGCTCACACAGAAGGCGATGAAGTGGTGAGCAGCAGCCGTATACGTGAATTGCTGGCAGAAGGCAATGTGGATACGGTGCACGATTGGCTGGGGCGGGCTTATGCCGTCCAGGGCAAGGTGGTTCAGGGCGATCAACGCGGGCGTACTATTGGCTTCCCAACGGCGAACCTGGACGTGTGGTCGCAGCAAATTGTCCCCGCATATGGCGTTTATGCTTGTTGGGCGCGCTTTAATGGGGAAACACACATGGCGGTGACGAATATCGGCGTCAGGCCCACTTTTAATGGCGAAAACGCCACTGTAGAAGCCCATCTGCTGGGTTTCGACAAGGATATTTATGGTGTCGATGTAGAATTGAGCTTTGAAAAGCGGCTGCGCGGTGAGATGAAATTCAACGGCATTGATGCCCTTGTCGCGCAGATACAGCAAGATGCCGTATCTGCACGTACTTACCTGCAATCGGTAAGCTAA